A single genomic interval of Pochonia chlamydosporia 170 chromosome 7, whole genome shotgun sequence harbors:
- a CDS encoding isocitrate dehydrogenase, mitochondrial precursor (similar to Aspergillus terreus NIH2624 XP_001208968.1): MNSAARLFSSSLPLRRVPIASVRASPSRFAPSFGAVRTFSISARNMAAARKIKVKNPVVELDGDEMTRIIWQTIKDKFIYPYLDIDLKYYDLGLEYRDETNDQVTIDAAEAIKKYSVGVKCATITPDEARVEEFKLKQMWLSPNGTIRNALGGTVFREPIVIPRIPRLVPGWEKPIIIGRHAFGDQYRAKDLVAPGPGKLSMVFTPEGGEPQEIEVFQFKNGGGVAQTQYNTDESITGFAHASFKLAIDKGLPLYMSTKNTILKKYDGRFKDIFQELYDTQYKKQFEAKKIWYEHRLIDDMVAQMVKSKGGYIMALKNYDGDVQSDIVAQGFGSLGLMTSVLITPDGKTFESEAAHGTVTRHYREHQKGNETSTNPIASIFAWTRGLVQRGKLDDTPELVAFAESLEQACIDTVDKDGIMTKDLALACGKNERSDYVTTNEYLNAVERRMKNILKEKL, translated from the exons ATGAACTCTGCCGCCAGACTTTTCTCTTCGTCCCTACCCCTTCGCCGCGTGCCAATTGCATCTGTTCGCGCTTCTCCATCCCGATTTGCTCCGTCCTTTGGTGCCGTCCGCACTTTCTCCATCTCAGCACGCAATATGGCTGCCGCACGAAagatcaaggtcaagaaTCCGGTTGTGGAACTCGACGGTGATGAGATGACCCGCATTATCTGGCAGACTATCAAGGACAAGTTCATCTATCCTTACCTTGATATCGACCTCAAGTATTATGATCTGGGTTTGGAATACCGTGACGAGACCAACGACCAGGTCACCATTGATGCAGCCGAGGCTATCAAGAAGTACTCTGTCGGCGTCAAGTGTGCCACCATCACACCCGACGAGGCTCGAGTTGAGGAGTTTAAGCTGAAGCAGA TGTGGCTGTCCCCCAACGGCACCATCCGAAACGCTCTGGGCGGCACTGTCTTCCGTGAGCCCATTGTCATTCCTCGCATCCCCCGTCTGGTTCCCGGCTGGGagaagcccatcatcattggTCGTCATGCCTTTGGTGACCAGTACCGTGCCAAAGATCTTGTTGCCCCCGGGCCCGGCAAGCTCTCCATGGTTTTCACCCCCGAGGGTGGCGAGCCCCAGGAGATTGAAGTCTTCCAGTTCAAgaacggcggcggcgttgccCAGACCCAGTACAACACTGACGAGTCCATCACTGGTTTCGCCCACGCTTCTttcaagctggccattgacaaggGTCTGCCTCTGTACATGAGCACCAAGAACACCATCCTTAAGAAGTACGATGGTCGATTCAAGGACATCTTCCAGGAGCTCTACGACACCCAGTACAAGAAACAATTcgaggccaagaagatcTGGTACGAGCACCGTCTTATCGACGACATGGTTGCCCAGATGGTCAAGAGCAAGGGTGGCTACATCATGGCTCTGAAGA ACTACGACGGTGACGTCCAGTCAGACATTGTCGCCCAGGGCTTCGGCTCTCTCGGCCTCATGACCTCCGTCCTCATCACCCCTGACGGCAAGACATTCGAATCTGAAGCCGCCCACGGCACCGTGACCCGCCACTACCGCGAGCACCAGAAGGGCAATGAAACCTCCACCAACCCCATTGCCTCCATCTTCGCCTGGACCCGCGGTCTCGTCCAGCGCGGCAAGCTCGATGACACCCCCGAGCTGGTCGCCTTCGCCGAGAGCCTCGAGCAAGCCTGCATCGACACCGTCGACAAGGACGGCATCATGACCAAGGATTTGGCCCTGGCTTGTGGCAAGAACGAGCGCTCCGACTACGTCACCACCAACGAGTACCTCAATGCCGTTGAGCGCCGCATGAAGAACATTCTGAAGGAGAAGTTGTAA